The following coding sequences lie in one Oncorhynchus kisutch isolate 150728-3 linkage group LG27, Okis_V2, whole genome shotgun sequence genomic window:
- the LOC109872222 gene encoding uncharacterized protein LOC109872222 isoform X1 — translation MDLKGRYDAMVDLECEGEVMEKGGKFSGMFKRSSKPAEHSVPVQDNLSVNTELSASNVSLDNNTKEKGGMFKGIFKKSPKPSQDVTHAQDHLSTDSELSSRRGSDDSLIVNINTKEKGGVFSGMFRKSPKPLEARTHSQGNLDDLSTHSDLSASTASHSEKTPKDKERDEDLSGSREKLTFSDKHFEAKQGGIMGKMFRNPFNSSTQDKEKTEDTSRSRDKLMSSDKHSNAKDVKSNLIQRDRKEGTEMPAVAPRPTEEELKGTALHDRLKKREMGDNQANRNMIPRERTEKTAETPEVPPRPTEEEINIPARLGQQKNPKDNQDQSDDLKEGESLLTGEKEEGEDKDGEAKMKKPRRHNPFMPRGAGGKGKAMPKKVETQPGATGSDSNENDGGNKSLFDQLEEFRVNPAEPEEQQDMDGLMDWWGTVEQWEDMPQEDDLTEKEEAKAFAVTAEKVQKGIRVFNKLFSERAESLWQHVIDLNSIADALDCFNKKTKIAQITGGSTSAVGGVCTIVGLALAPVTMGTSLIITAVGLSVATAGGLTSAGAGLSNTVNNSMDRKKVEAIVTDYQKKMTDINKCMLFIKQGIESLRRFDLMKMKKHAYNRDFPGLNNIYEDGAMAGKAILINANEIMRVVQIANVAGSTAARAVQIASMATGVLTGLFVGMDIYFVAKDSKELKKGAKSEFAAKIREVATQLHDGLVELNGIRVELQSTDPDNTNGTNTPDSTNNLKKLDSDDDTDNYKTSDSKSIVDNSNTADNSHKTSKA, via the exons GAAAAAGGAGGAAAATTCAGTGGGATGTTCAAAAGATCCTCTAAACCAGCAGAACACTCAGTACCTGTGCAG gataatttgtctgtaaacaccGAGCTCTCAGCCAGCAATGTCAGCCTCGACAACAACACTAAG GAAAAAGGAGGGATGTTCAAAGGAATTTTCAAGAAGTCTCCCAAGCCTTCCCAGGATGTAACACAtgctcag GATCATTTGTCAACAGACAGTGAGCTTTCATCCAGGCGAGGCAGCGATGACAGTCTCATTGTTAACATCAACACTAAG GAGAAGGGGGGAGTGTTCAGTGGAATGTTTAGAAAATCCCCCAAGCCCCTGGAGGCTAGGACACATTCTCAG GGTAATCTGGATGACCTATCTACTCACAGTGATCTCTCAGCCAGCACTGCCAGTCACTCGGAAAAGACCCCGAAG GATAAGGAAAGGGATGAAGACCTATCAGGCTCCAGGGAGAAACTCACCTTTTCTGACAAACACTTTGAAGCCAAGCAG GGTGGCATAATGGGGAAGATGTTCAGGAATCCATTTAACTCCTCAACTCAG GATAAGGAGAAGACTGAAGACACATCAAGATCAAGGGACAAACTAATGTCATCTGATAAACATTCCAATGCCAAAGAT GTCAAAAGCAATCTTATCCAGAGAGATAGGAAGGAAGGAACTGAAATGCCAGCAGTTGCTCCTAGACCCACTGAAGAG GAGCTGAAGGGTACAGCCTTACATGACCgactgaagaagagagagatgggcgaCAATCAG GCTAACAGGAATATGATcccgagagagaggacagagaaaactGCTGAAACTCCAGAGGTTCCTCCCAGACCTACAGAAGAG GAGATTAACATACCAGCCAGACTTGGTCAGCAAAAAAATCCAAAAGACaa TCAGGACCAATCTGATGATCTTAAAGAGGGTGAATCTCTCCTCACTggggaaaaggaggagggagaagacaaGGACGGAGAG GCCAAGATGAAAAAACCTAGGCGACACAATCCATTCATGCCACGCGGTGCAGGAGGCAAG GGTAAAGCCATGCCGAAGAAGGTTGAAACCCAGCCGGGAGCTACAGGCAGTGACTCAAACGAG AATGATGGTGGAAATAAATCTTTATTCGACCAATTGGAGGAATTCCGTGTTAATCCGGCAGAGCCAGAGGAGCAG CAGGATATGGATGGCCTGATGGACTGGTGGGGCACAGTGGAGC AGTGGGAAGACATGCCTCAAGAGGATGACTTGACTGAAAAAGAGGAGGCCAA GGCGTTTGCAGTGACAGCTGAGAAGGTGCAGAAAGGTATCCGTGTGTTCAACAAGCTGTTCTCAGAGCGTGCAGAGAGCCTGTGGCAGCACGTCATTGACCTGAACAGCATCGCAGATGCCCTTGACTGCTTCAACAAGAAGACCAAGATCGCCCAAATCACTGGCGGCTCCACCAGCGCTGTAGGAGGCGTGTGTACCATTGTAGGCCTCGCCCTGGCCCCTGTCACCATGGGAACCTCCCTGATCATCACAGCGGTGGGACTGAGCGTGGCCACAGCAGGCGGCCTTACCTCAGCCGGAGCTGGACTCTCCAACACGGTCAACAACTCCATGGACCGTAAGAAGGTGGAGGCCATCGTGACGGACTACCAGAAGAAGATGACCGACATCAACAAGTGCATGCTGTTCATCAAGCAAGGGATAGAGAGCCTGCGCAGGTTCGATCTGATGAAGATGAAGAAGCATGCGTACAACCGTGACTTCCCGGGCCTCAACAACATCTATGAGGACGGTGCCATGGCTGGGAAGGCCATCCTCATCAACGCCAACGAGATCATGCGTGTGGTGCAGATAGCCAATGTGGCTGGCAGCACCGCGGCCAGAGCTGTCCAGATTGCCAGCATGGCCACCGGAGTGCTCACCGGCCTCTTTGTGGGcatggacatctactttgtggccAAGGACTCCAAGGAGCTGAAGAAGGGAGCCAAGTCTGAGTTTGCAGCCAAGATCAGGGAGGTGGCGACCCAGCTGCATGATGGACTGGTGGAGCTTAATGGCATACGGGTTGAGCTGCAGTCCACAGATCCAGACAACACCAATGGCACCAACACCCCAGACAGTACCAATAATCTGAAAAAGCTGGACAGTGATGACGACACAGACAATTATAAAACTTCTGACAGCAAAAGCATTGTTGATAACAGCAATACTGCAGATAACAGCCATAAGACCAGCAAAGCCTAA
- the LOC109872222 gene encoding uncharacterized protein LOC109872222 isoform X6 produces the protein MFKRSSKPAEHSVPVQDNLSVNTELSASNVSLDNNTKEKGGMFKGIFKKSPKPSQDVTHAQDHLSTDSELSSRRGSDDSLIVNINTKEKGGVFSGMFRKSPKPLEARTHSQGNLDDLSTHSDLSASTASHSEKTPKDKERDEDLSGSREKLTFSDKHFEAKQGGIMGKMFRNPFNSSTQDKEKTEDTSRSRDKLMSSDKHSNAKDVKSNLIQRDRKEGTEMPAVAPRPTEEELKGTALHDRLKKREMGDNQANRNMIPRERTEKTAETPEVPPRPTEEDQSDDLKEGESLLTGEKEEGEDKDGEAKMKKPRRHNPFMPRGAGGKGKAMPKKVETQPGATGSDSNENDGGNKSLFDQLEEFRVNPAEPEEQQDMDGLMDWWGTVEQWEDMPQEDDLTEKEEAKAFAVTAEKVQKGIRVFNKLFSERAESLWQHVIDLNSIADALDCFNKKTKIAQITGGSTSAVGGVCTIVGLALAPVTMGTSLIITAVGLSVATAGGLTSAGAGLSNTVNNSMDRKKVEAIVTDYQKKMTDINKCMLFIKQGIESLRRFDLMKMKKHAYNRDFPGLNNIYEDGAMAGKAILINANEIMRVVQIANVAGSTAARAVQIASMATGVLTGLFVGMDIYFVAKDSKELKKGAKSEFAAKIREVATQLHDGLVELNGIRVELQSTDPDNTNGTNTPDSTNNLKKLDSDDDTDNYKTSDSKSIVDNSNTADNSHKTSKA, from the exons ATGTTCAAAAGATCCTCTAAACCAGCAGAACACTCAGTACCTGTGCAG gataatttgtctgtaaacaccGAGCTCTCAGCCAGCAATGTCAGCCTCGACAACAACACTAAG GAAAAAGGAGGGATGTTCAAAGGAATTTTCAAGAAGTCTCCCAAGCCTTCCCAGGATGTAACACAtgctcag GATCATTTGTCAACAGACAGTGAGCTTTCATCCAGGCGAGGCAGCGATGACAGTCTCATTGTTAACATCAACACTAAG GAGAAGGGGGGAGTGTTCAGTGGAATGTTTAGAAAATCCCCCAAGCCCCTGGAGGCTAGGACACATTCTCAG GGTAATCTGGATGACCTATCTACTCACAGTGATCTCTCAGCCAGCACTGCCAGTCACTCGGAAAAGACCCCGAAG GATAAGGAAAGGGATGAAGACCTATCAGGCTCCAGGGAGAAACTCACCTTTTCTGACAAACACTTTGAAGCCAAGCAG GGTGGCATAATGGGGAAGATGTTCAGGAATCCATTTAACTCCTCAACTCAG GATAAGGAGAAGACTGAAGACACATCAAGATCAAGGGACAAACTAATGTCATCTGATAAACATTCCAATGCCAAAGAT GTCAAAAGCAATCTTATCCAGAGAGATAGGAAGGAAGGAACTGAAATGCCAGCAGTTGCTCCTAGACCCACTGAAGAG GAGCTGAAGGGTACAGCCTTACATGACCgactgaagaagagagagatgggcgaCAATCAG GCTAACAGGAATATGATcccgagagagaggacagagaaaactGCTGAAACTCCAGAGGTTCCTCCCAGACCTACAGAAGAG GACCAATCTGATGATCTTAAAGAGGGTGAATCTCTCCTCACTggggaaaaggaggagggagaagacaaGGACGGAGAG GCCAAGATGAAAAAACCTAGGCGACACAATCCATTCATGCCACGCGGTGCAGGAGGCAAG GGTAAAGCCATGCCGAAGAAGGTTGAAACCCAGCCGGGAGCTACAGGCAGTGACTCAAACGAG AATGATGGTGGAAATAAATCTTTATTCGACCAATTGGAGGAATTCCGTGTTAATCCGGCAGAGCCAGAGGAGCAG CAGGATATGGATGGCCTGATGGACTGGTGGGGCACAGTGGAGC AGTGGGAAGACATGCCTCAAGAGGATGACTTGACTGAAAAAGAGGAGGCCAA GGCGTTTGCAGTGACAGCTGAGAAGGTGCAGAAAGGTATCCGTGTGTTCAACAAGCTGTTCTCAGAGCGTGCAGAGAGCCTGTGGCAGCACGTCATTGACCTGAACAGCATCGCAGATGCCCTTGACTGCTTCAACAAGAAGACCAAGATCGCCCAAATCACTGGCGGCTCCACCAGCGCTGTAGGAGGCGTGTGTACCATTGTAGGCCTCGCCCTGGCCCCTGTCACCATGGGAACCTCCCTGATCATCACAGCGGTGGGACTGAGCGTGGCCACAGCAGGCGGCCTTACCTCAGCCGGAGCTGGACTCTCCAACACGGTCAACAACTCCATGGACCGTAAGAAGGTGGAGGCCATCGTGACGGACTACCAGAAGAAGATGACCGACATCAACAAGTGCATGCTGTTCATCAAGCAAGGGATAGAGAGCCTGCGCAGGTTCGATCTGATGAAGATGAAGAAGCATGCGTACAACCGTGACTTCCCGGGCCTCAACAACATCTATGAGGACGGTGCCATGGCTGGGAAGGCCATCCTCATCAACGCCAACGAGATCATGCGTGTGGTGCAGATAGCCAATGTGGCTGGCAGCACCGCGGCCAGAGCTGTCCAGATTGCCAGCATGGCCACCGGAGTGCTCACCGGCCTCTTTGTGGGcatggacatctactttgtggccAAGGACTCCAAGGAGCTGAAGAAGGGAGCCAAGTCTGAGTTTGCAGCCAAGATCAGGGAGGTGGCGACCCAGCTGCATGATGGACTGGTGGAGCTTAATGGCATACGGGTTGAGCTGCAGTCCACAGATCCAGACAACACCAATGGCACCAACACCCCAGACAGTACCAATAATCTGAAAAAGCTGGACAGTGATGACGACACAGACAATTATAAAACTTCTGACAGCAAAAGCATTGTTGATAACAGCAATACTGCAGATAACAGCCATAAGACCAGCAAAGCCTAA
- the LOC109872222 gene encoding uncharacterized protein LOC109872222 isoform X4 encodes MDLKGRYDAMVDLECEGEVMEKGGKFSGMFKRSSKPAEHSVPVQDNLSVNTELSASNVSLDNNTKEKGGMFKGIFKKSPKPSQDVTHAQDHLSTDSELSSRRGSDDSLIVNINTKEKGGVFSGMFRKSPKPLEARTHSQGNLDDLSTHSDLSASTASHSEKTPKDKERDEDLSGSREKLTFSDKHFEAKQGGIMGKMFRNPFNSSTQDKEKTEDTSRSRDKLMSSDKHSNAKDVKSNLIQRDRKEGTEMPAVAPRPTEEELKGTALHDRLKKREMGDNQANRNMIPRERTEKTAETPEVPPRPTEEDQSDDLKEGESLLTGEKEEGEDKDGEAKMKKPRRHNPFMPRGAGGKGKAMPKKVETQPGATGSDSNENDGGNKSLFDQLEEFRVNPAEPEEQDMDGLMDWWGTVEQWEDMPQEDDLTEKEEAKAFAVTAEKVQKGIRVFNKLFSERAESLWQHVIDLNSIADALDCFNKKTKIAQITGGSTSAVGGVCTIVGLALAPVTMGTSLIITAVGLSVATAGGLTSAGAGLSNTVNNSMDRKKVEAIVTDYQKKMTDINKCMLFIKQGIESLRRFDLMKMKKHAYNRDFPGLNNIYEDGAMAGKAILINANEIMRVVQIANVAGSTAARAVQIASMATGVLTGLFVGMDIYFVAKDSKELKKGAKSEFAAKIREVATQLHDGLVELNGIRVELQSTDPDNTNGTNTPDSTNNLKKLDSDDDTDNYKTSDSKSIVDNSNTADNSHKTSKA; translated from the exons GAAAAAGGAGGAAAATTCAGTGGGATGTTCAAAAGATCCTCTAAACCAGCAGAACACTCAGTACCTGTGCAG gataatttgtctgtaaacaccGAGCTCTCAGCCAGCAATGTCAGCCTCGACAACAACACTAAG GAAAAAGGAGGGATGTTCAAAGGAATTTTCAAGAAGTCTCCCAAGCCTTCCCAGGATGTAACACAtgctcag GATCATTTGTCAACAGACAGTGAGCTTTCATCCAGGCGAGGCAGCGATGACAGTCTCATTGTTAACATCAACACTAAG GAGAAGGGGGGAGTGTTCAGTGGAATGTTTAGAAAATCCCCCAAGCCCCTGGAGGCTAGGACACATTCTCAG GGTAATCTGGATGACCTATCTACTCACAGTGATCTCTCAGCCAGCACTGCCAGTCACTCGGAAAAGACCCCGAAG GATAAGGAAAGGGATGAAGACCTATCAGGCTCCAGGGAGAAACTCACCTTTTCTGACAAACACTTTGAAGCCAAGCAG GGTGGCATAATGGGGAAGATGTTCAGGAATCCATTTAACTCCTCAACTCAG GATAAGGAGAAGACTGAAGACACATCAAGATCAAGGGACAAACTAATGTCATCTGATAAACATTCCAATGCCAAAGAT GTCAAAAGCAATCTTATCCAGAGAGATAGGAAGGAAGGAACTGAAATGCCAGCAGTTGCTCCTAGACCCACTGAAGAG GAGCTGAAGGGTACAGCCTTACATGACCgactgaagaagagagagatgggcgaCAATCAG GCTAACAGGAATATGATcccgagagagaggacagagaaaactGCTGAAACTCCAGAGGTTCCTCCCAGACCTACAGAAGAG GACCAATCTGATGATCTTAAAGAGGGTGAATCTCTCCTCACTggggaaaaggaggagggagaagacaaGGACGGAGAG GCCAAGATGAAAAAACCTAGGCGACACAATCCATTCATGCCACGCGGTGCAGGAGGCAAG GGTAAAGCCATGCCGAAGAAGGTTGAAACCCAGCCGGGAGCTACAGGCAGTGACTCAAACGAG AATGATGGTGGAAATAAATCTTTATTCGACCAATTGGAGGAATTCCGTGTTAATCCGGCAGAGCCAGAGGAGCAG GATATGGATGGCCTGATGGACTGGTGGGGCACAGTGGAGC AGTGGGAAGACATGCCTCAAGAGGATGACTTGACTGAAAAAGAGGAGGCCAA GGCGTTTGCAGTGACAGCTGAGAAGGTGCAGAAAGGTATCCGTGTGTTCAACAAGCTGTTCTCAGAGCGTGCAGAGAGCCTGTGGCAGCACGTCATTGACCTGAACAGCATCGCAGATGCCCTTGACTGCTTCAACAAGAAGACCAAGATCGCCCAAATCACTGGCGGCTCCACCAGCGCTGTAGGAGGCGTGTGTACCATTGTAGGCCTCGCCCTGGCCCCTGTCACCATGGGAACCTCCCTGATCATCACAGCGGTGGGACTGAGCGTGGCCACAGCAGGCGGCCTTACCTCAGCCGGAGCTGGACTCTCCAACACGGTCAACAACTCCATGGACCGTAAGAAGGTGGAGGCCATCGTGACGGACTACCAGAAGAAGATGACCGACATCAACAAGTGCATGCTGTTCATCAAGCAAGGGATAGAGAGCCTGCGCAGGTTCGATCTGATGAAGATGAAGAAGCATGCGTACAACCGTGACTTCCCGGGCCTCAACAACATCTATGAGGACGGTGCCATGGCTGGGAAGGCCATCCTCATCAACGCCAACGAGATCATGCGTGTGGTGCAGATAGCCAATGTGGCTGGCAGCACCGCGGCCAGAGCTGTCCAGATTGCCAGCATGGCCACCGGAGTGCTCACCGGCCTCTTTGTGGGcatggacatctactttgtggccAAGGACTCCAAGGAGCTGAAGAAGGGAGCCAAGTCTGAGTTTGCAGCCAAGATCAGGGAGGTGGCGACCCAGCTGCATGATGGACTGGTGGAGCTTAATGGCATACGGGTTGAGCTGCAGTCCACAGATCCAGACAACACCAATGGCACCAACACCCCAGACAGTACCAATAATCTGAAAAAGCTGGACAGTGATGACGACACAGACAATTATAAAACTTCTGACAGCAAAAGCATTGTTGATAACAGCAATACTGCAGATAACAGCCATAAGACCAGCAAAGCCTAA
- the LOC109872222 gene encoding uncharacterized protein LOC109872222 isoform X5, producing MFKRSSKPAEHSVPVQDNLSVNTELSASNVSLDNNTKEKGGMFKGIFKKSPKPSQDVTHAQDHLSTDSELSSRRGSDDSLIVNINTKEKGGVFSGMFRKSPKPLEARTHSQGNLDDLSTHSDLSASTASHSEKTPKDKERDEDLSGSREKLTFSDKHFEAKQGGIMGKMFRNPFNSSTQDKEKTEDTSRSRDKLMSSDKHSNAKDVKSNLIQRDRKEGTEMPAVAPRPTEEELKGTALHDRLKKREMGDNQANRNMIPRERTEKTAETPEVPPRPTEEEINIPARLGQQKNPKDNQDQSDDLKEGESLLTGEKEEGEDKDGEAKMKKPRRHNPFMPRGAGGKGKAMPKKVETQPGATGSDSNENDGGNKSLFDQLEEFRVNPAEPEEQQDMDGLMDWWGTVEQWEDMPQEDDLTEKEEAKAFAVTAEKVQKGIRVFNKLFSERAESLWQHVIDLNSIADALDCFNKKTKIAQITGGSTSAVGGVCTIVGLALAPVTMGTSLIITAVGLSVATAGGLTSAGAGLSNTVNNSMDRKKVEAIVTDYQKKMTDINKCMLFIKQGIESLRRFDLMKMKKHAYNRDFPGLNNIYEDGAMAGKAILINANEIMRVVQIANVAGSTAARAVQIASMATGVLTGLFVGMDIYFVAKDSKELKKGAKSEFAAKIREVATQLHDGLVELNGIRVELQSTDPDNTNGTNTPDSTNNLKKLDSDDDTDNYKTSDSKSIVDNSNTADNSHKTSKA from the exons ATGTTCAAAAGATCCTCTAAACCAGCAGAACACTCAGTACCTGTGCAG gataatttgtctgtaaacaccGAGCTCTCAGCCAGCAATGTCAGCCTCGACAACAACACTAAG GAAAAAGGAGGGATGTTCAAAGGAATTTTCAAGAAGTCTCCCAAGCCTTCCCAGGATGTAACACAtgctcag GATCATTTGTCAACAGACAGTGAGCTTTCATCCAGGCGAGGCAGCGATGACAGTCTCATTGTTAACATCAACACTAAG GAGAAGGGGGGAGTGTTCAGTGGAATGTTTAGAAAATCCCCCAAGCCCCTGGAGGCTAGGACACATTCTCAG GGTAATCTGGATGACCTATCTACTCACAGTGATCTCTCAGCCAGCACTGCCAGTCACTCGGAAAAGACCCCGAAG GATAAGGAAAGGGATGAAGACCTATCAGGCTCCAGGGAGAAACTCACCTTTTCTGACAAACACTTTGAAGCCAAGCAG GGTGGCATAATGGGGAAGATGTTCAGGAATCCATTTAACTCCTCAACTCAG GATAAGGAGAAGACTGAAGACACATCAAGATCAAGGGACAAACTAATGTCATCTGATAAACATTCCAATGCCAAAGAT GTCAAAAGCAATCTTATCCAGAGAGATAGGAAGGAAGGAACTGAAATGCCAGCAGTTGCTCCTAGACCCACTGAAGAG GAGCTGAAGGGTACAGCCTTACATGACCgactgaagaagagagagatgggcgaCAATCAG GCTAACAGGAATATGATcccgagagagaggacagagaaaactGCTGAAACTCCAGAGGTTCCTCCCAGACCTACAGAAGAG GAGATTAACATACCAGCCAGACTTGGTCAGCAAAAAAATCCAAAAGACaa TCAGGACCAATCTGATGATCTTAAAGAGGGTGAATCTCTCCTCACTggggaaaaggaggagggagaagacaaGGACGGAGAG GCCAAGATGAAAAAACCTAGGCGACACAATCCATTCATGCCACGCGGTGCAGGAGGCAAG GGTAAAGCCATGCCGAAGAAGGTTGAAACCCAGCCGGGAGCTACAGGCAGTGACTCAAACGAG AATGATGGTGGAAATAAATCTTTATTCGACCAATTGGAGGAATTCCGTGTTAATCCGGCAGAGCCAGAGGAGCAG CAGGATATGGATGGCCTGATGGACTGGTGGGGCACAGTGGAGC AGTGGGAAGACATGCCTCAAGAGGATGACTTGACTGAAAAAGAGGAGGCCAA GGCGTTTGCAGTGACAGCTGAGAAGGTGCAGAAAGGTATCCGTGTGTTCAACAAGCTGTTCTCAGAGCGTGCAGAGAGCCTGTGGCAGCACGTCATTGACCTGAACAGCATCGCAGATGCCCTTGACTGCTTCAACAAGAAGACCAAGATCGCCCAAATCACTGGCGGCTCCACCAGCGCTGTAGGAGGCGTGTGTACCATTGTAGGCCTCGCCCTGGCCCCTGTCACCATGGGAACCTCCCTGATCATCACAGCGGTGGGACTGAGCGTGGCCACAGCAGGCGGCCTTACCTCAGCCGGAGCTGGACTCTCCAACACGGTCAACAACTCCATGGACCGTAAGAAGGTGGAGGCCATCGTGACGGACTACCAGAAGAAGATGACCGACATCAACAAGTGCATGCTGTTCATCAAGCAAGGGATAGAGAGCCTGCGCAGGTTCGATCTGATGAAGATGAAGAAGCATGCGTACAACCGTGACTTCCCGGGCCTCAACAACATCTATGAGGACGGTGCCATGGCTGGGAAGGCCATCCTCATCAACGCCAACGAGATCATGCGTGTGGTGCAGATAGCCAATGTGGCTGGCAGCACCGCGGCCAGAGCTGTCCAGATTGCCAGCATGGCCACCGGAGTGCTCACCGGCCTCTTTGTGGGcatggacatctactttgtggccAAGGACTCCAAGGAGCTGAAGAAGGGAGCCAAGTCTGAGTTTGCAGCCAAGATCAGGGAGGTGGCGACCCAGCTGCATGATGGACTGGTGGAGCTTAATGGCATACGGGTTGAGCTGCAGTCCACAGATCCAGACAACACCAATGGCACCAACACCCCAGACAGTACCAATAATCTGAAAAAGCTGGACAGTGATGACGACACAGACAATTATAAAACTTCTGACAGCAAAAGCATTGTTGATAACAGCAATACTGCAGATAACAGCCATAAGACCAGCAAAGCCTAA